The Mercurialis annua linkage group LG7, ddMerAnnu1.2, whole genome shotgun sequence genome includes the window GTTATTTTCTGAATATAAATaactttttctattaaaaaatgaatttaattaaacGCGTGAGACACAGTTTTTAGGGGAGgggtttttttttaccaaaaaacgcaagttgcgggtctgtttgaCCCAAAACGCTCCAAAATGATCTATTTAATATTtcatgccaagttgagggggtaaattgaccctttattcattttttttaattgaagttCAGAAAATACAAAACTTCATACAGACATCCAACCCAATTCACACGTTTGCGATTTATTTTTGTGACAAATAGCCACATATGTCATAAGTAATGACAGGGACTCAGATCGGCTTCATAAAGAGAGTATAGTTCGGTCCATTCAACCAGTTTtactcaaaattttaattttgttaattaattaattgaatattaaattaaaaaaattataataacaagtatataaataataatataatgtcatatttaattaaaaataattattaaaattttattacaaaacaattaattataaataattaatatttaaataaaaattgagagaTAGTGTGATAAAAAAGGTGTATGATAGATTTGTATTAATGAGAAAATGTATAAGAGTAAGTATAGAAAATAGAGTGTGGAAAAAGATGTAAAGGGTCAATccggtttttaaatttataattcaagTCAAGTAACTCAGTCTCATTTATTATGAtcgattaaaaatattattttatttttagggcGGTTAAagacaatatttatttttagatcaattaagaaaaaattcaaatcattcCAATTCTTAAATTTGTTCATATTATACAATTATGCccttaattgatttaaaatatgaaattttatttttaattaaaataattaaaattgatttatttaattttgaatcatAAATTTAAAGACTAGATTGATtctttatttgcgaaaaattatatatgaaaaatatataaaagagaGAAATGTGTGTGAGAGAGAGATTGAGTATGTGCTAGAGATGAATATGGGTCAAACCAAAATGAGTGTTAATTTGGTTCATATTTTCAAAAAACGGATTTTATTAGTTTTGGTTAAAAACTGAATATATTTTTGGTTCAACCTGAATTtgaatcaattttaaataatataactttGATAactaattgaattaaataagtGATCGATTTTTGGTTAACTTAGTTTGACCGGCTGGTCAGATTTACAAACAATGGTCATAGACAGTACTGATTTTTTGCCCCAACATAATTGTCTATCTTATcatttttatacaatttacaaaaataaaattaatatttaaatttttttataaatttatcttcattttttattatattcttattaaaaacgatgagtAATTCTCTTTTTTGAGATAATGACAATAAATAATAGATTGTAAATaaggaaaattataaaaattaattttaaagattgtaattttatcaaaaatatacacATATTTTGGACAAAAAAAGTGCACAATTGTGAGCGGAGAGGGGTTTGAGAACCGCTCGTCCAGACTTATGGCTGATTTCGGATATGGCTAGtaaaaaatggagtcgccacctagctaAGTTAGGAGTCTTTTCTACCGACTAGACAGCCTCACACGCTTATGGGGGAGATCATCGTGCATCAGATCAAAGGACCGGGTTCGCTGGACACTACCAAAACTCGTGTACTTGACTTATCGATTACATTTCATTTACAAAGACATATCCGATATATCTCATATTATTTATACATGCAGTCCACAATAATGTGTTGGAAAGTAAACAAGTCTGAAAAGCTGGTAAATGGAAGATGAAAAACATGTGaaacgcgcatatgactcgatctagaCTGCCATGTGAGCATGTAGCAAATATTtctaaacaaatatttaattcTGGGGTTTTTATTACATAAGACAGAGGTTGGTCTTTGTCATTTTGCATGCACAAAGTCTAAACTAGATGTCTAAGTGAGATTGCTTCTATTTTGATCATCCTGAATGCCTATATAACCTCTATTTACATTTTCATGACAGCCCTAAGATCTCTAGGTGATTTGCTGAATTTGGAGCTAATTAACGTGGTTAAGTTATTAAGCCCATCAATTTTGGATTTCGACATACATTCTGTAACACCCACATTTAAATTGCACATAGTTATGCTCATGCATTTCATTCATTTTGATGATTTAGAGTAAGTGTCATTCATAAGCATTTATATGAGCATTTAGATTTATCattgatattaaattaaatggAAATTATAGGGGTCTGATTAATGCAATAACCATTTAAAATGAATAAGAATTAgtataaaaacaaacaaatatattaaaactaaattggaatGAAAGTACGTCGGTTAACTAGAATTTACTTGGTTATCACGAAACAAAATAAGCTATAAGGTTTAAGTTATACTTATGGGATATTTCAAGGATTATAAAGAGATATTAGCATtgacaaataattttataaaaatatttctattttagTAAGATAATCTTTTACTATATGTTTAAAATCACCTTTTAACTTTGATTCTCCATAcatcaaaagaaaaagagagaagaaagaGTAAAACATCGATGAAAACCTAAACCTAACTCTAGCAACAAGATCAATtacattataattaaagtttggATCAAGAAATAAGATAATTGATAAGTAATTTAAAGTATTTTGGTTGATTATGTAAGGGTTCATCATCTTTTTGCAAGAATTTTGCATATATCCGAAAATTTAATCTATATTATTTCTATCATACGTCGAGTTATATAACTTCAAATTGAATTATTCTTGATTTTACAGAGACTATAGCCAGTCGACTACAATTGTTATGCTTTGTGTTTCATCATTTTCAGCCGTAATCATGGCCTAATAGTCCACGCCATTTTATTGCTCTGTCTGCCAATACAGCCTGATAGGGTATCACTAAAACTTGAATAACTCATGGTGTAGATATCTAATTGAGTTGGTTCTTTTTGCTATCTCTTATAGACTCATATACCTATAACTCCACCGAAAGGTTTTGtaaaattatgttatattgAAATGTATATCACCTTAAAGACATGGTATATGATCTAGCTACTATGCAGAGCTATGGTTGCAATCTTATTTACTTGTAAATTGATAAATTGAGTTATACATGTCCAAATGATACCAAGTTTAATTATACGGAATATGTAAGATGTTATATagaactttttaattttgaccAAAGATTAATTCTATCATTTGGATGGTGAATAAGAAGAGAACATTTAGTTGTACACTATGTTTAGACAGTTTAACCTTTGCATAATTTTCTTTATACTAATCCAATTGATGTACTTTCAATTGGAAATGAAACTAGACTCAATTATGCAGAACATATATCAATATTGTGCATAGATGATGTGTgtgttaaaaataatactaattgGAAGTCGGTATACGTAATCTGCCTTGTAAAAGGGGTGGTTACAAGTTTGTTTGTTTATGTAAATTATCAATATAGTTATATCTTGTGAATGAATTGAgattatatatatgaatatgTACTTATAGACCAGAAGAAAATACGATGGATAAGTCAGGAACTTCATGGGTTTAAGACTTGTTGAATTGAGTAAGTGAATAGATAATGTTATACTTGATATATACGTTTGTTTGTAATTACAAGTGTAAGTTGATTTGAGATGTAAATGTGCTAGTGAATTATAGTTGAAATGTTGAAGTGAGTGATGTTTGGTTATGAGAATCATGTCATGCTTATATTAGTATATTCGATGAGAATTGAGAatagtcgttggttgcctaaaatggcgattcgggccaacaACCTGAGAttaagttattggttgcctataGGTGCGATTGAGGCCAATAAATCGTATGTTGGTTGGCTAGATGGCGATTTGGGTCAACATGTGAATTATGCGCATGATTGAATATCCTTTTGTAATCTTGATGTTGATTGGAATTGTGTGAATATGTTAGGCTTGAATTGACCATTGGATTGTGCTGTTGGTTATGATTATTGCTTATGTTGAATGGATAATCGCTTGAGTTATATTTTAGTTACTTGAAATGCTTATGAATGTGTATGTTTAGtataaatatatctattttcTTATTAAGTTGCAGGCCCACCCCTCTGCATTATTTTTCAGGATATAAAGAGTTGCATTGAGTCGGTATTTGCATTTTATAGACGTTTCAGGTGGGCCAATAGAGAATTCATTGCATGTGcatattttgaagtgtttatgtATATAAAATGAATACATGGATCGTTTGTACTAAGAGTTTTGTAGCATGTTGTGTACAAAGTGTTTTTAAAGTGAGATAGTATGGATGTATATGGATATGTTATAAGTTAAAACTTTTGTGTCGTTatgaaatattatatttcatgGTAGTATATCAAATGGAAGTTGTTGTGCTTGTATAACTTACGAGtaaataatgttttaattaaaagagTGTCACACATTCAAagcaataaacaatataaacatgCACATTTACAGTTGATATACATGCAAGGTTAGATACTTTTAACCTTGAAGAACCGGAGTGTCTGACACTCGTATGGCGTCTCGTTGTTTGTGCGGTCGAAATTTGGATTTGGTCGGAGCACAAAAATTCTTCGTCTTGTTGATACGAGTCTACTAGTTTCAACCGGGGTTGATTCCGAGTTCAAATGAACCCGTAATCACATCTCGAAATTGCTGGTCTCTAGCAAGCTTGGGCTTTAGGGTATAATGTGACAGCCCACAGATCTGAAGTGACAGGACGATGCTAACTTGGACAGGTCTATTACAATACAAAATAATGTCCTacaaataattacaaattttTAGGCTCAAACAAGTATAATTCTGAGCTCAAACGAGTTcggaaacacaaaaatacaatcttaaattggaaaaaaagtTTGGGAGGGGCTGGTGCTGAAGAACCATGTCGCCACTTGGAGTGGCATCTGTGCCACTTTATTGTGGCGGCGGCGCTAGGTTACGGTTGCGGAGGCGCCACCAAGAGCTGGTGTGTTCGTTGGTTAGGTAAAAAAAACGACGTGTTGAAACGACCGAAAAGCAGACAGAAACACACATAAATATTCTGGAAAATTATGGAATTGAAATATTGACTAAAACTGGTAAATGCATCCTAAAAACATGTTTTTATATCGATTCATGGAAATACAGTGAGTATGGCAATTCATGGAAAACATACTAAAAAGAAGCTACGCATGCATCCTAATCCATGGAATCTAACAATTCTAGTATATATGCAATAAAAAGTGACAAAGAATGATTTGGatcctcagaagtaccgttctgaTTCATTGGCTCGTTTTTTGACGATCCGGACTTAGAATCcagcttaggattgatagacAGTAATGCATTCTTGACTGAATCAAAGCGTAGAAGCTTATTTGATTGACTGGAGtgtgtggtggtggtggtggtaggTTCTGCCAAACTTAgtattttttagggtttgtatTTTTGATAGTTATGTGTTAATTGTCGGGTTCGGTTCCCTGCTAGAGTTTTCTAAAGTTGTTTAAATAGGTCAGTTTAGGGTTACTAGGCGTTTCAATTAGGTAGTGTGCTAGTGtgttttgattaatttgaaatataaattaggataattattaagttaattttgtACTAAATTAGCTATGTCATAAAAAAATGTGGATAAATTGCTATTTTAGTCTTTGAAAATGTCTAAAAGGGCTTCCAGGGCCAATAGAGTTTTTTTATGGTCAATTTAACCCGTCAAATTTGCAAATTTggcataaacttctaagacattCTAATTAGTCCAACTTCTCAAACTTTTATTGACCCCTTTGGATTTTTATGCCTATTTCCGGCTAATTACGCTTCAGTCCCTCAAGTTCGTCACCGTGCACTGATCTAACCTGCTTGAATTCAAACATGCGGACCGTTAACTCATCACCCGAGCGAGTTTCTCTTAAAATTATCATTTAACTCTATCACTTTTTATCTGTTCGGAAAATAAATCCCATAACAATTATATTGAAACAAAGAaaatatttgttataatttatcATAGATGTAACtgaaaatgttaattttttatttttatacatatgacattctttaattattactatttttcaattttaaagtaTTTTGATTTTCCCTCCTCCATTACGGAATCCAAATTACAATTAACTGCAGATTATTCCTAAAAATCACATCCCACAGTCTCGCTTGTAAAAGTATCACCATTACTCGCCGCATAAGCAGGACACGTCATTATTTTGAGATTCTCCGTGTGGTCTTACTAAGTGAAATAACGAAATTGCCACTGAATCGTAACCAGCGCGAGTACCAAAATAAAAGGCATATTTATTCAACCATTAATGGCGTATATATAACGCACATAAATAGAAAATTTCAATTCCTCATTTGTGTTTAGTATTTGTACTGGCAGTGAAATAGAAACAGTGTAAACACTTAAACTAGAGTAGAATCGGTGATAAATATGTCTGCAACCGGTGACGGCGGAGGCGGTGGCGGTGGTCAGGAAGAAGACAAGAAGCCTGTGGATCAAACTGCTCATATTAATCTTAAAGTGAAGGGACAAGTATGTATGCCTGTGttcgtttttgtttttgtttttgtctgGTCTGGGtcttgtttattttttgtttttggtgaAAAAGATGGTGGCTTTAGGGTTTGCATTTAGAAATTGGATGTGGGTGCTTCTTATTTCTTGGTTTTGCATGCTAAAATTGAGTTGAGCTGCTGTTATTCTTCTTAGTTGATTGTGCTTTTTTAGGTTTTAGTTGTGgcattttgaattgttttactttGTGTTTTCTCTCTTAAAGTGTGTAAAAGTTCTGTCCTTGggttataatatgattattttgGAGCTTAAAGTTTCAATCTTTACTTGTTTAGAAGCTAGGTAGCAAGAACAATTCATTTAATCACCATTTGGCTTTTCGGAAACTGTCTGAAACTAAGTGTTTTGGACACAACTTACTTTTAACATAGGAAAGCTTACAATAACACTGTTTTGCCGTGTCCGTGTCCAAGTGTCTCATTTCTTCTTATCCGTCTCCGTGATACCTAGTTTAGAAGTCATAAGACGGAATCTTGAATGAATTATGTTTTGGATTACGTTTTCATAGTTTTTGCGATCAGCAAATTGGTTGCTGCATATGATAGAAGATTAAGAAAATGTTAGATCTCAATTGAGTAGACTTTTCATGTTAACTTGCTTTAATAGATTTTTGACTGATACTGATTGTTTATTAGCATAATCAGACTTTTTTCGTCTTTGAAAATCATGAAAGAATTGCCTTTTCCTGTGCTTTCAAAGCTCTTGGAATGTTGGCAGTTGCTTGTTGTGGATGGTCGATTTTGCTgatagtttgtatttgtttatataGCTTAATTCTTTGTTTGGTTGTTTTGTTTATAGGATGGCAATGAGGTGTTTTTCAGGATCAAGAGAAGCACGCAGCTGCGGAAACTAATGACTGCTTACTGTGATAGGCAATCAGTAGAATTCAACTCGATTGCTTTTCTGTTTGATGGCAGGAGGCTGCGTGCTGAACAGACTCCTGATGAGGTAAAATCATATTCTAATTTTACTGATTGGTTTATATCTTTACACTGTTCTTGGCTCTTAGCTTTGTTGTTTTAGCCTCGGTCACGTCTATCCCAACTCATttctgttttttaatttaagaaaGACTTTATGAGATTGTATTGTTTGAAGAGATACACTATCAGTATGCCAATTGAATTGTTGCGTTGGTTGCCTTCCTATCAGACAATAAAAGTAGCAAAAGCATTGTACTTCAACTGTCAATTTAGATGTTAGAGCAtctcaaattgtattttttgaattatagAGCATCTTATACCTAaagatttaaacttttaatcTAAGTGTaatgaattttttcatttacaacTCTTTGTTTTGATATTTCTATAAACGTTAAATAATACTATCAATGTATTTATTTTTgtctttcttttgattttaattctCATCTTCTTATGTTGGAAAAAGAATAATTGTTATACTCTCAAAAAGTAAGTGATTAATATACTCTTAATTAATTACATACACGGTAGGGAGTGGATTTTGGCTCTTCATATGTGGAGGAATCGAACCGACtcataattaaatttctatAGTAAAGAGTTTATTATATTCTTAATTTATTGCTATATTCTTTTTAAACTAAGAATTCAAACTCTTTACtatagaaatttaatataatttgttgGTTTATGGAGAGCCAAACTTGCTGCTCTATATATAAGTAATGACTAACTTTTCAAAattcattatttaatttattagaatCCAAACTCTTGATTATAAACTTGCTTGTGACTTGGTGACAGCTTGAGATGGAAGATGGAGATGAAATTGATGCTATGCTGCACCAAACTGGAGGTGGAGATGCATAGCTTGAGTGCACATTGACTAAGCCGATGAATACAACGGAGGTGGATTGAAATATTATTACcctactagtttatttggaaaagCTGCTGTAAATGGAGATCAAACTCATGCAGACTGTACTCTGGTTTTCTATATATTTTGTTTCATCGACTTTGAACTTATTAATTTATCATCCTGAGATGCAATTTCAACTGGTTTAATCTGTTGTGCTTTAGCAAATTCAATAGGGGAAATGCCTATTTTGACAAGCTGTTTTTGTAATATGTGATTCATATCTATTTTCTAAGAATAACTCACAGGTGCTACAGCGTATGAAGAAAAATAACTAATAGTACAATATTCTGGCATAACTCAGCTACATAGGTAAAATCtgaataaatgtaaataaagtAATGTTTCCTACTTTTCAAAGAATCTAAGCTATAATAATAAATCATTAGCATGAAACAAAACTAGATCTGCTATTGCTGTTGTTGATGAATCAAAACATCATTCTATCCTTCCCGGAATGACTCAGGCTGGTAACTGGAGCCTCTTGTTGTTTTTCCAGCTGCAGCaccaatttcaatttaaatggTAAGTAATAAAGCATAGGCAAGGGCAATGAACCATCCTGCAAATTACTTGAACACGATCTTTACCTCTCAAAGTAGTAATAGAAGAAGTCTGCATACAGCAATGTCTGTACAAGCCCTGAAATCCAAGCTGCAGACAAATATAGAGATCATCAATGCCTAAATTATCCTGGAAATGGGAAAGAGAACTCCGGTTGCTTTAGATTAAATTTAGTATCATTTAAATAATGACCGTAGTGGGAATAGCCAaggattaaaaaaaaacataaaaacagtAGCGATGACAAGTAATTAACAACCAAAAAGGCTCATAAGAGAACAGTTGAATGAAGTTACAATGAATGACTGCCAGGGCTAGGATTCATCTACTTATCTAGAACACATATAATTGCATCCTTGATTGAGGAAAGTCGAGGAGTTGAACTTTTATTATTCATGACCTTAAACCAGACCATGATTAAGCCATCTTCAACAAATACCACATTACATGGGAATCAAGCAAGAACCTGCTACTGAGCCAAGCCTAAACATGCAAGTAGCAAATTTATGACCCTGTTTAAAGTCATATAACTAGAGAGCTAAAACATTCTGGATATTTCGCTACAACAAAACATTCCTGGTTTTCATTCCATTTGAAAGGGATTTATAAAAGCAGGACAGTCCTTGCTCAAACATACAACATAATAGCAGGATGCAGGATTAATATTTAAGATAAACACTCTAGCGTTAAAGAGCTAACTTGCTAGCATCATCATACACATGACTCTGGTAATTTGTTCATATATGTGCATGAGGCACACCCAAGGACACAGGAAACAGGAGTGTTATTACCTATCCAATGGACATAGTGTGGCTCAGTGAAGTAGCGATAGATCCAGTTCAGAATATAAAGACCTCGGTAGGCACTGCAGAAGATAAGGACAACTCAAATATATTATTCAGCATCTAATATCAAGAACGTAGCAACTCATCAACAAGACAACaacatttgtttttcttttagtgacgaggactcactccCCTGAGCCGAAGCCGAGGATCACTGTCAAACATCAGGATGCggaccgcccgcaagcccacatacctggAAAATCCGGGCTATAATAGTCAACAGCCCCAACCACTCCATTTTTTagaaagggcgtagccggggTTTGAACCCGCGACCGTGGCGCCCAGATAGCTGAGACTTAAACCACTAGACCAAACCCGTGCGGGCAACAACATTTGTATTCCTACTAGCATAACAGCATAATGGTAACATTAAGTCAAATTCTAAGAAATCTAAAACTTGGAAATAAGTGAGACATATAAAGTACAGTAGTTTAACTAATTGTGACATCAACGAAATTGTTTTAGCAAAAATGAACCCCAAGTGAAGTACTCACATGACCATAATTTCAACATTAGATGATTCATATAACccttgaaattttaattttgtactaTTGGGCCCGCCAATTGAAATGGTTCTGCATTGAATTTTGAACTTACTAATGCGATAGTGAACATTCAGATGAAAACTAGCAATTTcatcaaaaaagtaaaaatgaaaACTAGCAAAATTGGTGTTCAATTCAAACCAACAGCTATGTCAGTTAATACATGGTGTGACATTTTCACAAAAATTTCCTATTAAACTTTTTCAAACTTGAAATTCATGAATATTAATGAGAAAGAAATTCAAAGAGAATGTTATAGGGTTTTCCTTTTGTTAGAAAattttaagttgctaaaaaaaatCCACAGATCACAAGGAAATctataatttcatttttctaaatgaaattCAAGTTATTAATGTTTGAAGAGAATTAAAAACTTTAAGACCCATATCATTTTTCACATTATCTATTTGGAAGACTTGGTGATGATTGTATCACCAAATGTATCAATTCTGACTGATATTTTCAAGTTGTCAAAATCGGACCCAATAACAGAAACTGAGTAATCAATACATAAATTTCTTCAGATGGAGTCACTGGCAAAAACATTAGTATTCTATGACGTAAGCTATTGGTTTTCTTTCCATTTCAATTCGGAAAATGTAAAATGACAGCTTACCCAAGAAGAAATACATATTGCCCAGTCAAGTTGtcaatatttttagttttctgCAACAGAACAAGCTGAGGAAGTATGGCAACAGCTTCTAAATAGATGGAAAACGTCCACATGACCTGAACAGTTTTTTGTAAATCATGTAAGAAAGCCAAATCAGgcaaaatctaaatttttttagtgaGTTCAGAAAAGATGtgtgaaacaaattaaatagcTTGCAACCAAAAAAAACCCTTTACAggaaaaaaagggaaaatataATGATAACAAACCTCTTTAAACATAAATTTCTCGTTCACAATAAGGGCCAAGAGGAAGCAAGGTAGTATAATAAAATGATGGCGGAAGGTGTCTTGAGCTCTATCATAAGACCTGCTGACAATTTTGTGGTTCCTTATGTACCAAACTATCAAAAATGAGCTTCCTAGAAATATTAGCTTCATGATAGTATTGTAAAAGGATATGAAATCCGTGAATATATCCAAGTAGCGAGTAGCAAAAACTAGAGCATAGAGTTCTTGAGTTTTCAAAGAAATTCCTGCATAAAGTACAGCATATTGAAATTTGAAACTCATGTGACACAAAAATAATTTGACAAGACACAATACCACTAAGAATAGTGCATGCAATAGGAATTGAAAGACGACTCATAATCAGAATTCTGGAAGCATAGCACAAAGTTCAGACCTTAGCCTGCTGATTATACatattaataagaaaaaaaatgggaATTTCAACTGCCAGATCCAATCCATTCTACTATAACACCAAGAAACAAGGAAATTATTGAGATTCTGAAATTAAGAAAAGGCTTAATTCAGCTAGATCATCATTTACCTACTTTGCCTTTTATTCAAATAGGGATAATCCAACTCTATATGAAATCTAAGGATCCAAAAACTATGTCTGGTAGATTAACCACTGAATTCAAGCTTTGAAATGTTAAAGTAGGCTCTgtcatattattttaaaaccatCAGCTTTGAGTTTCATTTCAGTTCAAAAGAGAGCTTATAGGattttttaagataaaaaacaTCCACCCACTTGAATTCCATGTGGCTCGCTCGCTATTAAGGATAAGGCAACAGCCCTTAAAGGAATTGTTTCACTGCAACTGGTATAAGTAATGCAGCTGTTTAGTTATTGGATTCTATGTCAGCATGAGATACAAAGCACGGAAGAAAAACCTCTCCTATTTACTTATGTCAACTGGTATAAGTAATGCAGAGTTCAATTACAAGATCACGTTACATTATCTAATCGCAACTGACAACTACAATCTTAAATTACCTTGAAATACTAACATTCTTTATCGTGTCGTCCTAGCACTTACGTTGGTTAATTCAATAACCTAGAATTACATTCTAGAATAATAGAGTGAAATTACTGAATCATAATACTATAGTACTTAAAATTCAAATACTACTAGCTATACTAGTACCTACAGGATTAATGAAGTTAAATGTTGATTCATTGCCCCAGTAAATTATAGTCTTAAACAACTTCAAAAACTAATTATCAAttccaaatttataattaattgaacCTCAATAACAATGAACTGATTCCTAATTTCCACTCACAtgttaaaaataatgaaattgacATCTCATGATTCCTAAAACACAAGATTCCCACATTAACTGAACAttatattcaacatttaaaaataaaatagggaGTAAGAGAGAGTACCAGCGCAAGATTTGATGGTGTGGATCTTAAGGAGCAAGACTAGAACGCTAGCGAGGTGAGTCATATCACCCGCTAACCTAAATATATTCATTGATGATCTATTCAATTAACGAAATGAATCAAATACagtaaatttaatcaaaaatgtGTTCTAATTTGCTTGTTGGCTGATCAGAATTGCAGAGATTTTACGGGAACCGGTGAACGGCGTGTCTACGCAAAAGAGAACAGCGTGAGCAGCAAGGTTAGTCAGATCTCACACCACTTTGTTGAATTTCGAGTGTGTTCTTCTGCTGTAGATTTTGCCATTATACATTTCTAGCCAATAACACTTTGCAATGTCACCATAGTGACTGCTCGTTTTAAACTTCCTCTCctgttttcttaatattttaataaatattttacatttaaatagttatttaactatttattttgtatcctCGTGAACCTTCCGTGGATAAAATTCGGAACGTATAACCAAACGCGAATGCCGTcgttaaatatttaaagtttaacttaattaaaaaatttatactattatcttttatttcatttcgtctttaatatatattttgcatttaaatagctccttaactatgcattttatatataaatgatttttttgttaacGAAATTTGAAGCATGTAacaatttttttgtaacttgtTAACTTGTTAAGGTTAATTTTATCTTGAGACCCAGAAACTTTCAccattttggttttgtttttccttttaaaagttttatattCATTAGGTCTTTATATT containing:
- the LOC126655734 gene encoding small ubiquitin-related modifier 1-like, producing MSATGDGGGGGGGQEEDKKPVDQTAHINLKVKGQDGNEVFFRIKRSTQLRKLMTAYCDRQSVEFNSIAFLFDGRRLRAEQTPDELEMEDGDEIDAMLHQTGGGDA
- the LOC126655733 gene encoding ER lumen protein-retaining receptor-like encodes the protein MNIFRLAGDMTHLASVLVLLLKIHTIKSCAGISLKTQELYALVFATRYLDIFTDFISFYNTIMKLIFLGSSFLIVWYIRNHKIVSRSYDRAQDTFRHHFIILPCFLLALIVNEKFMFKEVMWTFSIYLEAVAILPQLVLLQKTKNIDNLTGQYVFLLGAYRGLYILNWIYRYFTEPHYVHWIAWISGLVQTLLYADFFYYYFESWKNNKRLQLPA